ctgattgctaaaggggtcgaaccagagacattgaactggctagaccgttcaaggacttggttcttcggggttggggggaCTTTGGACCCTAAAACAGGGAAGTgtgtttggacggacgagcaacttgcaatacccgtcaagaagctccAGAAGTATATCGTCGCAGCGCAGGACGGGACGTTCATTCCCGACAGAGAGAAGGATGAGCTGAttgaggccctcgggaatcctgagcaccctggacgaacacgaggcacgccaggctccgttgcgtggaaggttgggtttcccggcgcaggcggttacaaaatccgggagaggaagaggaaaTGGGAGCTGAGCTCAATGCAGAAGCTCAATGCAAGAGTACTAAAGCTAGAGGAACAAGTTGAGAGCCAGCGAGCTGACGACCAACCATCTCAGCGGCACGAAGCTACCCCTCCAtgtcagcggagaagcagcgtggcttccacgaaGCTCGTTCAGCAGCCTGACTTCACGGCTCCTAGCTACCCCATGGATGCTATCACTGAGGCTCAACATTACCAGCTTATGACGAAATGCCAGAACTTCATCTTGAAGGTGGTTGTCGGCTCTGTTGCTCCTCCTCAACCAGACGGAACTTTTCACTGCCATCCAATTCCACATGGCTATGCTGTTGTGATGGTGGATGACGtaatggagggatttgaggagctcaaGCTTGACCATCCTACAGGTGAAGGGGAGATTCAGTTGGGtcttgctctgaagactccatgtctatggcggaaggagtGCGTCAAGCTTCCAAAATGGAcgcttccgcctcctcctcctccggcgagtcagggcactccgtctccttctccggctgctccggcgcgtgaGGCCACTCCGCGTCCTCCTTCGCCTCCTCCGGCACGTCCGAGCAgtgcgcctcctcctccgcctcgtcagcaatgGCAGAAGACAGACGCCGCCGCTCCAGCTCCTCCGGCACGTCGGAGCACTCtgcctccttctccacctcgtaAGCAACGACGGAAGAGAGACGCCGCCGCTCCGGCGGCTAGTACTACAGCTAGAGGCAGGAGGCAATATAGATACGGTCCATTTCTCAAGACTCCGAAAAATTTACCATACAAGAGAACCGAGGAGAAAACACGGAGATATGTGAAGCCCAAGTGAGGGAAATTTTTGCAAAGAAACCTCGACCTCCGAAGGAGatgatagatccggtgaaagcgaagcgcactatcgatgccctgaagtGACCAGCACCGCCTCCGCCAGATTCCAACTATGTCTGCACTCTCAAAAAGACATATCAAGATGCGCGGCGGTCGGGAACTACTTCCAGTGATAaaaggttagcagaacgaagaagtgggaaaaaattccccagctcggggaacaggcgaaccaatcgtgccccccgctcaaggtgtttAGCGCTATCGTCGCTAATCTGCTGGGGATGGTGCCCGGTACCAAGCCTGTTGATTACCTGAGTGATGATGTGGTATTTGATACAATGGAGTTGGACGAATTCAGATaccagtacgggaagcctctcgtcaaagatggaaGTGCTCCTCTAACAACGACGATGCGAAGATTCCATcaatggtacatgaaaacctgcagcgaGTCTGGGAAGGATGTTTTGACGATGAGAATAAAAgagagcacgacctcgttggaactGGTTTGTTCTTTGTTTAGTTTGATGAGTTATTCCAGTtatacaatcaaaaggccctcgataaaacactcgtgacttgctactgtctgtaagtactacttctgtaattaagtccctatatatagctcagctctttcattgcatgtgtatatataattatcctcactatattatgcagattgaagatcgtcaaatgcagaaaagcacaaatctacgacattgggttcattaacccaaatATAATACATGAATGGATGGTTAAAAAGAATGTCAAAGAAACCAAggacaacttgctacaatcgttgctcaaaaatcaaaacaaagatataatactctttccttacaacttcaagtgagtgtaactatcttgtgcatattcggtttctcTCATTACTCGacgttatagtaatgtaattgatgagttatgcatgcgtgtgcaggttccactatattctcctagagattaagcttgagcggggagtagtaaccgtcttagactcgagatgtaaagatctcgaggactatgcggacatgactcaaatgctccagaagtaagttcaatcgatcattatcgcaccatatcggcaactttgttaatttcctgatatcaagtaattattttcttttctggcagggtttggaaagagttcaccgtaattactccgggactgccgagcgagctgcgatttacacacccgGAAGTAAGTACTCTACCTAGTTCCacgcatctcccattgattctagctagtttcatcaataccatttagcatgcttgcttatcagtttgattgacctctatttcttgtaaagtgcttgtggcaggaaggcgggaatgatttttgtggatactacgtttgcgagttcatcCACCACtggacctgtgagcggggctactctgaaaaacaatatgaagtgcgtaagcaaaaatattcacaattttattttgttaccatcatttgtgttgagtttcattcatatacaTGTATTGACCCTCTTCTTCAATTTAGATCTGGCAGATGcaggatgaactcctaccacaagatcgcatacgagcaattcaagaggaattggcgggattctttcttgaccacgtcatcaataaagccggagaataccatgtggaaattGATATAGAGATGAGATgttagggattgtaagagatcttatattatatatatgtagttagtagcgtcggatagatatacagAAACTTGTTGTTCGACAAATCTCTTAGAGAAGGAggggtcgatcacttctctctgtatatgttcatgacgatcttgtgtacttaatggttccttcatttgcttactagctagcgtgtcgagttctCTCTATACGTATGGTAGCTAgcatcgaccaagcacggagataagagaggtcacttctctctattagctagctaacacaatatacgaaacccctaaattaaccctccaaaaccccctaacccccccccccccccttaaaaAAACCCAGCTCCTGAGCTGCTGACgtgtggatgccttttggtcccggttggtgttaccaaccgggactaaaggccctcctgcctgggctcgccgcagcggccacgtggagcacCATCTGTCCCAGTTCGtaagcgaaccgggactaaaggtgttgggctttagtcccgaccctttagtcccagttccagaaccggggctaatgggcctctggaaccgggacaaatgggccgtTTTCTACTACTGATAAATGATACTTTGAGCTCATACTCCCGGTCTAGTATTTGTCCCTTTAGTTAGTAGCTTAGACCATCTGTCCCTCAAACGCCCGCGGGCGCGCCTGACCGGGCACTCCCTATATCAGCATCTCCACACCCGCGTATCTTATATTCCGTCCCTATATTCATACAAAACCATGCAACGTTGATAAAAACTATGTAGATCATGAGCGGACATACAAATGCACAATCGGTTCATCAAAATATCACAGCCGGATCATCAAAAGATAGGCAAAGTTCACATAATACACATAATACGGCGGACAAGTTCAAACTACAACTAAAAACTTGAAATAAAGAAGGATCTTCACTACTTCCTCGCCGGCCCTTTGCCCTTCCGGTCGCCGGCGCAGCTGTAGGAGTCCACGGCAGGAGGTGGGTCCTTGTTGGAGCCGTCGGACCCGTCAGAGGAGGAGGAATCGGAGATGGCGATGAAGCCTTGTAAGCGTcagacgacgcggtcttggttgCGCTTGAGCTTGGCCACCCTCGCCGCCTCCCTCGCTGCCTCCGCCGCCTCCGGCTCGGATTGCTCAATGTCGAGCCAGAGCTGCTTGGCGTTGAGCCTCCGGAGAAGTTGGGCCTTCGTCTCCGCCTCAGCCAGTGACTGGCGGCACGCCCACTCGAAGAGACGGTCCTCCTCGTCGGGCACCCGGCGCTGGCGAGCGGACTGCGCAGACCTGTCGGACCCGCCCGCCATCTCCCTTGCCCTTTGCCTCTCGCGGTGGGCAGTTCGTGCCTCCGACTTCGGAGTCCGCATCCATGGCGTCGGCTAAGCGGGCACTAGAACCCAGCGCTGCACGCGCGGAGCAGCAGCCGGAGGTGGAGGATGCCGTTGGGCAAGAGGAATGAAAGTGCCGGCGCCGACATCGGCGCTGCTGTGACGGGCGACGGGGGGCGTCGCATCGGACCCGGAGCTGCCGCCCCTATCGACCCGTGAGCGCTCGAGCGCGATACAGAGCGCCAACTCCTCCTCGTCTCCAGAGCTGTCGTCGGAGTGGCTGCCGGTGTTGGACATGCTCGCCGGCGATAGATATTTGGCAGATTGGGGAAATGGGAGCGTCGGGGAGGAAAGGGGAAGGGAGCAAAGCGGAGCGGAGTGAGAGAGGGTTTCTGCCGAACGGGGGGTTTTGTGGGGTCGGGGTGGGCCAGCGGTGGGCCATGCTGACATGGCGCGCGTGTCCAGGCCGCCTCATATCCGCCCTACATTTGAAacggatatgaggggtgccggtcagcctgGGCGTTTGAGGCCCATTTGAGAGCTCTGGTTAGGTCGGTATTTTGTGACCGGTAAGTGACCAGACGGCCTGCCCGGGTGTATAAGATGGATATAGGGCACCCGGCTGCAGATGCTCCTACGACTAGCATTAAGAAAACACATGGCCTATACTTTTTATAATCTCAACCCCATCCAATTTTGGGAGCTTAACGACAGTagtaattaattaatattttaacATTCAATTTTTAGCAAAATAAATATAAGATTGTTTTGGCTTGTCCCTTAATAGTTTCACAGAAGTATCATAAAAACTCAATTGGAAAAACAGTTTTCAAGGGGCTTTACTATGGCCTACTGAGAAAACCAACTTTTTAATGTCTTCTACTATATTGAATTCTTCCAACATGTACCCATTAAATGTTGGGAGGGCGGATGGCAGGCCAAGCGGCGAGGTGGTTAATGGTGGCCGACAGACGGACGGACGGATAACATTCGCATGCAGACGTCGGAGTAGGTTCTTTGGCAACCCCACATGTTTAATGAAGGCGCGGACGAACGGGTGTCATTTGAATGCGAAGAGAAGGCGCATGCACTGGGAAGCGGCACGGGTGGCGCTCTCGACCTGCGCGCCGTTTCAATGTCGGCTCCAGTGAAAGATTGCATCCGCTCTGCGCCATCATGAATGTGACGCTGACGCTCTGGAGCGGCATTGAACGCTTCGAGCGGGAAAGGACGCGAGCGAGGGAGAGGGTTTTGGGTGTGCCAGGGTTGTCGGATGCATGCGCTACAACTGTCCCGACGCCTACAAAGACCCCCTCGGTTTGCCTCCGGTTCGAGGGGAAAAGGACGTCTAGGCCGGCTAGCGGCCAGATACAGAACCGTGATAGATGATAAACACGTCTGGATCATGCAGTACTAACGAATGCAGCTactagacagagcgtagatgcaTTTGCAATCCCCGGCACTTAAGACTTGCCAACGATAATTTCAATCTCTTCAATCTCTGAGACGATGGCGCAACGGCAATTACGAGCTCCACGCTGTCGCAGCACTATGGCGCCTTGATGGCCCCTCCCCCAAATTCAATACCGTCGTACTACATCAATGGCACCAAAAGCTGCCCCGAAGCAACACGTGCTACACACGTATCCACACAACAGGCTAAACGCAAGGACGAGAAAGATTTGCATGGAATTATTAGCCCTGATCCTGTTGGCCCAACCATTTTTCCCTCCGAGAAATGCCGTCGCATGCAGGAAACATCACGGCGCCGGTGCAGCAAAGACCATGCATGCACGATGCATCGACGGAAGAATTGAAGATCGAGCTGGCTCTCCCAGCAGCATTTGCTTCTGGCCTGTGGTGGTGTGCCGTGTACGCATCAATGCATGGCAACTCCAGCTCGACCCAACGACCCATATTAATAGGGCAAATTGAAGGGGTGCCATGGCCATGCAGACGCAAATGCATGCTGCGACGCGTTGGCCCCCAGCCCCACACCGCATTACAGCCTGCGCTAGCTCTGCGGGCTCTCCTTCAAGACCGAACACCACCACAAGCCTCATCTCATAGTCGGACAGAAACGAGTAACTACCGCCACTGTACAACATATCACAGGAGTCAGGAGAGAGCAAATGCAGCGAGCAGGTCACAGTGGCAAATGGCAATGATGAGCGAAAGAGATCGACTCCACAGCACCAGCTTTATACACGTTGTACTGGTACCAGCTCTGAAGAGACTTTGGGATACTATCTTGGGCAAAGGAAAATCTGAATGTTCATTAATTGATTGGAGGCTTTTACATTGATGGACAGAAGTCAATACCCGAACCATTCATcctctgctgcggcgatgggaGGAGGATCAAaagggaggagaagaagaagaaaatacagaaaaagaaagaagaagatgatgatagTACGTGGCCGCGGCGAGAGGAACGGGACAAGCATGGTGCGTTCTTGACTCCTTCGGGCTCATGCAAAGCCTCCAACTTCGAGATCGAGACGTGCTTGtgcatgcgtgcatgcatgcatgcaaactCCAAACGTAAGTAACCCTGCAAACCAAGAGATGATCATAGCTAGACGAGACTCACTAGATACCTAACCAAATGTGGAagaagacgacgacgacgaggtcGTGGGCGAGTGGGCGCCCATCCAGCGACCGGACGGCGTGGTGACAGCGGCGGCGCCAGAGGATGAACCCCAGCCGAGcgacaccaccaccaccaccaccacggcGCGGCTCCTCCGTCTCCATGAATGCGCGGGGCATTCAAGGCTCCAACCAACCAAAACCCCGGTTCGCCTTGAATGGGAATGAATGGCGGGGGAGGAGCTCTTACTCGCTCCCGCTGACGGAGGGCAGGCGGAGCGCCCCTCATCAATGGCTGCTGCCGCAGTTCAGGGCCGCCTTGATTTGCTCCACAGTGGTGCCGATGAGGCTGTTGACCGTGGCCACTGACTCCGCGTTCAGCCGCGACGACGGCAGGCTGCTTACCAGGATCTGGAACGCCACCGTCACCACCGACCCCGTGCTGCTGGACGCGCGGCCGTCGGGCAGGATGGTGAAGCCTGACGGCAGCAGCGGGATCGCCGACGGGTCCTCGCCGCTCATCACCACGTTCGCCGCCGGGAGGTCGATCGGCGCGTACACCACCAGCGACCCCGACGCGTCCGCGCAGCTCTCCTGCAGGATCAGCATGCTGTTCTGGCTCGCGTTCAGGCCCTGCATTCCGTCGAACACCTCGTTAAGTTAAACACCTACGTCTGCCATTGGCAAAGTTACGAGCTAGGCGATGCTTACTCTGAGCAAGGAGATGGAGTTGCCCGGGTGAGAGCCGTTGGGGATGCGGGACACCTCCTGCACCGGGTTGCCGTGCGAGAGCACGTCCCACTGGGAGCGCGTGTTCTCGTCGCTCACGAAGGCGAACACCCGGTCGCAGGACACGGGGAGCCAAATGGAGGTGGCGGCGCTGAGCACCACGCCGCTGGGCTGCCCGGGGTCCGTGCTGCGGTGCACCATGACGCGCACGCCCGCCGCGTCGTCCACGCCCGCGCCCGGCCCCGAAAGCGTCGTCCACCGGTGCTGCTGCGACGCGCTCAGGCTGGCGCAGAAGCTGCCCACCATCCGCTGCGACAGCCTCATCATGCTCCTCTTGCCCTCCAACGTCACCCCGGCGATGTCCCTGTGCGGCGGCGTCACGAGGCACGCGTGCCGCTCGCACGCCCTCTGCAGCGCCGCCAGCCACCGGTGCgccccgaacgccgcgccgctcAGGACGAGGTCGCGGTAGAGCTGGTTGATGGGGGTCTTGTCCTCCGTCTCCATGTGTTCGACCCAGGTCACCTGACCGAACGATCAATTCCACGCGCGTCATGACACACCCGATCGCAATGTGGCAAAGCAAATGATGGTGAACtaagccgccgccggcgacggGCGTACCTTGGAGTAGCCATTGGACATATCGGCGATGAGGCAGCCCGAGGGGAGCCTGCGAgagcgggccggcggcgcgccGTAGCGGGCGTCCCGCTGCAAGTCCACCGAGACGTCGGCGATCGCCCACAGGCCTTGCTCGATCTGCCGGCAGTAGCGGAGGAAGCAAAACTCGCGCGTCGGGACGACCGGCGACATCACGTGCAGCTCCTCGTACATCTGCGGCGCCACACCAGTAAAAAAAAAAGTAAAATGCTCGTCCATGTGCGCCTAATGACATGACTAAATTAAAGGAGCAATCCACCCGTGCAAAATGGACTCCGCGGTGGTCTGGCCTTACCAGCACCAAAGACTCGCTCCGGCCGGCCATGCCGTTCACGAGAACGTCGATCGTGCGCGCCCTGGTCACGATAGTCGGGAAGAACTCCGTCCACTTGCTCTGCAGAGACACACACAACAATGGCCAGTGCACGTCACGCAAACGATTCCATCGGTCAATGGATGTCAAAATGCAACGAAGCCTCACCGAGTCCATGAACATGTCGACGAGGGCGATGGCGCTGGTGAGCACGAGGCACGAGTCGCGGGAGCCCTCGACGTGCACGTCGGGGCCGCGGAACGAGCTGCTCCCGGGCTTGGCGAAGATGCTGTCGTACGTGTCGACGTTGAGCACCTCCCGGCCGCCCGCCGC
The sequence above is a segment of the Aegilops tauschii subsp. strangulata cultivar AL8/78 chromosome 6, Aet v6.0, whole genome shotgun sequence genome. Coding sequences within it:
- the LOC109772467 gene encoding homeobox-leucine zipper protein ROC8, with the protein product MDFGDDLVPGSEAHRRKKRYHRHTPRQIQQLEAMFKECPHPDENQRLHLSRELGLEPRQIKFWFQNRRTQMKAQHERADNCFLRAENDKIRCENIAMREALKNVICPTCGGPHSGADDYFDEHKLRMENAHLKEELDRVSSLTSKYLGRPITQLPSMQPLSMSSLELSVGGLGSPVALGPALDLDPLGGSSPFQLPAPVSEMERPMMAEMATRAMDEFIRLAQAGEHLWVKAAGGREVLNVDTYDSIFAKPGSSSFRGPDVHVEGSRDSCLVLTSAIALVDMFMDSSKWTEFFPTIVTRARTIDVLVNGMAGRSESLVLMYEELHVMSPVVPTREFCFLRYCRQIEQGLWAIADVSVDLQRDARYGAPPARSRRLPSGCLIADMSNGYSKVTWVEHMETEDKTPINQLYRDLVLSGAAFGAHRWLAALQRACERHACLVTPPHRDIAGVTLEGKRSMMRLSQRMVGSFCASLSASQQHRWTTLSGPGAGVDDAAGVRVMVHRSTDPGQPSGVVLSAATSIWLPVSCDRVFAFVSDENTRSQWDVLSHGNPVQEVSRIPNGSHPGNSISLLRGLNASQNSMLILQESCADASGSLVVYAPIDLPAANVVMSGEDPSAIPLLPSGFTILPDGRASSSTGSVVTVAFQILVSSLPSSRLNAESVATVNSLIGTTVEQIKAALNCGSSH